One Streptomyces sp. RPA4-2 genomic window carries:
- a CDS encoding Bro-N domain-containing protein, whose protein sequence is MYEQDAIDINDFVFAATGARVRRVTSADGEHWFPAADVARVLGYTNTRQALLRHVAAECRQSLEDLARSVHGADALSRIAGHRLKKSMTMVNLQGLVRLVNGCAKPECEPFKAWAAEAVVSIQRDGCHALEPAPVQPASDGGVAYAVPQQVADALVRLEGRNILADEALAARAAVRNALVTERDRSAAEGNRPAARCERPAAEPNRPLRESGRGRRAVSRGQDALARSQEVIGRRQEMIARSQDAMAAALGRMAESLDRIAGRMGAGAGARSRR, encoded by the coding sequence ATGTACGAGCAGGACGCGATCGACATCAACGACTTCGTGTTCGCGGCGACCGGGGCGCGGGTGCGGAGGGTGACGTCGGCGGACGGGGAGCACTGGTTTCCGGCGGCGGACGTGGCCAGGGTCCTCGGGTACACGAACACCCGCCAGGCCCTTCTCCGGCATGTCGCGGCAGAGTGCCGGCAGAGTCTGGAGGACCTTGCGCGAAGCGTCCACGGCGCGGACGCCTTGAGCAGGATCGCAGGTCACAGACTCAAGAAGTCGATGACGATGGTGAATCTGCAGGGGCTCGTCAGGCTCGTCAACGGGTGTGCCAAGCCCGAGTGCGAGCCCTTCAAGGCGTGGGCGGCCGAGGCCGTCGTGAGCATCCAGCGCGACGGCTGCCACGCCCTCGAACCGGCCCCCGTGCAACCCGCCTCCGACGGGGGCGTCGCCTACGCCGTGCCTCAGCAGGTCGCCGATGCCCTCGTACGGCTCGAGGGGCGGAACATCCTGGCGGACGAGGCACTCGCGGCGCGGGCGGCGGTGCGTAACGCCCTGGTGACCGAGCGCGACAGATCGGCGGCCGAGGGCAACCGGCCGGCGGCCCGGTGCGAAAGGCCGGCCGCGGAGCCGAACCGGCCGCTGCGGGAGTCCGGCCGTGGCCGGCGTGCCGTGTCCCGGGGCCAGGACGCGCTCGCGCGAAGCCAGGAGGTGATCGGGCGCAGACAGGAGATGATCGCCCGGAGCCAGGACGCGATGGCGGCCGCCCTGGGACGCATGGCCGAGTCGTTGGACCGGATCGCCGGGCGGATGGGGGCGGGGGCCGGGGCGAGAAGCCGCCGGTGA
- a CDS encoding RNA polymerase sigma factor, which produces MKQSMRARLRAGDPEAFRQLFQELGQAIYAHAYRATGDWSAAEDAVSLTFLEVWRLRERLEEGDESVRPWVYGIATNVLRNRGRSARKHQLTLARFPAPDTVPDFSDEVAERIDDGERLAAARAAVTKLRRGDRDVFMLCVWSDLSYTAASEALGIPVGTVRSRLSRARTRLLKLTEQELRRAKKRVEPPADFRQIQGDRTPAVRSIQEKAR; this is translated from the coding sequence GTGAAGCAATCCATGCGAGCTCGTCTGCGAGCCGGCGATCCAGAAGCCTTCCGCCAGCTTTTCCAGGAACTGGGCCAGGCGATCTACGCGCACGCCTACAGAGCCACGGGCGACTGGTCGGCGGCCGAGGACGCGGTGTCACTGACGTTTCTGGAAGTGTGGCGTCTGCGGGAGCGACTGGAGGAGGGGGACGAGAGTGTCCGCCCCTGGGTCTACGGCATCGCCACCAACGTCCTGCGCAACCGCGGACGTTCAGCGCGCAAACACCAACTGACCCTGGCTCGCTTCCCCGCACCGGACACCGTGCCGGATTTCTCCGACGAGGTCGCTGAACGCATCGACGACGGTGAAAGACTCGCGGCGGCCAGAGCAGCGGTGACCAAGCTGCGCCGCGGTGACCGCGACGTCTTCATGCTGTGCGTCTGGTCCGACCTCAGCTACACCGCGGCATCCGAAGCACTCGGCATCCCGGTCGGCACCGTGCGCTCCCGGCTGTCGCGAGCACGTACCCGTCTGCTCAAACTGACGGAGCAAGAACTACGACGCGCGAAAAAAAGAGTGGAACCCCCTGCGGACTTCCGACAGATACAGGGCGACCGCACACCCGCGGTCCGGTCGATACAGGAGAAAGCTCGATGA
- a CDS encoding amidohydrolase family protein, whose protein sequence is MSDQPRTPVDVQRGGGSGPRTADGEDVRRFWERLGLPGLVDVHTHFMPERVLRKVWDYFDGLGPLTGGIEWPITYRGDEDERLALIREFGVRAFTAMLYPHKPGMARWLNSWAVDFARRTPDCLHTATLFPEPDVEAYVREAVEQGARVFKAHVQVGAYDPADPLLDSSWGLLAEAGIPVVMHCGSGPTPGKYTGPEPAGRVLARHPRLRLIVAHLGMPEYEEFLRLAERYAEVRFDTTMAFTDFSERLAPFPREASARLAALGDRILLGTDFPNIPYPYAHQLHALERLELGDDWLRAVCYENGARLFGIAPPRADGVAPPPGGAPGTA, encoded by the coding sequence ATGAGCGATCAACCCCGGACACCCGTCGACGTCCAGCGCGGCGGGGGGTCCGGTCCGCGCACGGCTGACGGGGAGGACGTACGGCGATTCTGGGAGCGGCTCGGTCTCCCGGGCCTCGTCGACGTCCACACCCATTTCATGCCCGAGCGGGTCCTGCGCAAGGTGTGGGACTACTTCGACGGCCTCGGCCCGCTGACCGGCGGCATCGAATGGCCCATCACCTACCGCGGCGACGAGGACGAACGGCTGGCGTTGATCCGGGAGTTCGGCGTACGGGCCTTCACCGCGATGCTCTATCCGCACAAGCCCGGCATGGCGCGATGGCTCAACTCCTGGGCCGTCGACTTCGCCCGCCGCACGCCCGACTGCCTCCACACCGCCACCCTCTTCCCCGAGCCGGACGTCGAGGCGTATGTGCGGGAGGCGGTGGAACAGGGCGCCCGCGTCTTCAAGGCACACGTCCAGGTGGGCGCGTACGACCCGGCCGACCCGCTCCTCGACTCCAGTTGGGGGCTGCTCGCCGAGGCCGGGATCCCCGTGGTGATGCACTGCGGGTCCGGACCGACGCCCGGCAAGTACACCGGGCCCGAGCCGGCCGGCCGGGTCCTCGCCCGGCACCCCCGGCTGCGGCTGATCGTCGCGCACCTGGGGATGCCCGAGTACGAGGAGTTCCTCCGTCTCGCCGAGCGGTACGCGGAGGTGCGGTTCGACACGACGATGGCGTTCACGGACTTCAGCGAGCGGCTCGCGCCGTTCCCACGGGAGGCGTCGGCCCGGCTCGCCGCCCTCGGCGACCGGATCCTGCTCGGGACCGACTTCCCGAACATCCCGTATCCCTACGCCCATCAACTGCACGCCCTGGAACGGCTCGAGCTGGGCGACGACTGGCTGCGGGCGGTCTGCTATGAGAACGGGGCGCGTCTCTTCGGGATCGCTCCCCCGCGCGCGGACGGCGTCGCACCCCCGCCCGGAGGCGCCCCGGGAACCGCCTGA
- a CDS encoding glycosyltransferase family 39 protein, translating into MTTQPDTSRQPDMSRQPDAHPSAEPAPVRRPPTGQGDTPQREPSAPGALPGPGEPRRPFLHRVRRGRPEDPRWVRPAFAGLLVATALLYLYGLSASGYANSFYSAAVQAGSQSWKAFFFGSLDSANAITVDKPPASLWPMALSVRIFGLSSWAILVPEVVMGVATVGVLYAALRRRFSPAAGLIAGAVCALTPVAALMFRFNNPDAMLALLMTVTVYCVIRALEDGRTKWLVWAGVAVGFAFLAKTLQAFLILPPLAVLYAVCAPVSVRKRFAQIGLSAGAMLVAGGWWVAIVELWPASSRPYIGGSQNNSFLELTFGYNGLGRINGDETGSVGGGGGGGGGGTGMWGETGWNRMFNSEIGGQISWLLPAALILLVAGLVLTRKAGRTDLTRGSFLAWGGSLLMTMAVFSYMAGIFHQYYTVALAPYIAAVVGMGATVLWEERGKVWASLTLAGAVTASAAWGYVLLNRTPDYLPWLKWLVLVGGLTGALGLVFVTRLGRHLALVAAGLGFVAALAGPTAYTLSTVNTGHSGSIVTAGPSGASTMGGRGGPGGGMRGGFPGGGRNQPNGNGTQQNGNGTQQNGQQGGQQGGGTGGPPTGGTGGFPGGSQQGNGNTQGKGGTQGQNRQGGMPGGGTGDGRMGAGGAGGLLNGANVGSAARTLLSKNADDYTWAAAAIGSQNSASYQLATGKPVMAIGGFNGTDPSPTLAQFKKYVADGRIHYFISGGGMGGGMGGGGASGTASASSRISSWVTANFKKVTVGSATFYDLTRPTS; encoded by the coding sequence ATGACCACTCAGCCCGACACGAGCCGTCAGCCCGACATGAGCCGTCAGCCCGACGCGCATCCCTCCGCGGAGCCGGCGCCCGTGCGACGTCCGCCGACCGGCCAGGGCGATACGCCCCAGCGAGAGCCCTCCGCACCCGGCGCCCTTCCCGGGCCCGGTGAACCCCGGCGGCCCTTCCTCCACCGCGTCCGGCGAGGCCGGCCCGAGGACCCGCGCTGGGTGCGCCCCGCCTTCGCCGGACTGCTCGTCGCCACCGCGCTGCTCTACCTCTACGGCCTGAGCGCCTCCGGCTACGCCAACTCCTTCTATTCGGCGGCCGTCCAGGCCGGCAGCCAGAGCTGGAAGGCCTTCTTCTTCGGCTCGCTCGACTCCGCCAACGCCATCACCGTCGACAAGCCCCCGGCCTCGCTGTGGCCGATGGCCCTGTCGGTGCGGATCTTCGGCCTCAGCTCGTGGGCGATCCTCGTCCCCGAGGTGGTCATGGGCGTCGCCACGGTCGGTGTCCTGTACGCGGCCCTGCGCCGCCGGTTCAGCCCGGCGGCCGGTCTGATCGCGGGCGCGGTCTGTGCGCTGACTCCCGTCGCCGCGCTGATGTTCCGGTTCAACAACCCGGACGCGATGCTCGCGCTGCTGATGACCGTCACGGTCTACTGCGTGATCCGCGCTCTGGAGGACGGCCGGACGAAGTGGCTCGTGTGGGCGGGCGTCGCGGTGGGCTTCGCGTTCCTCGCCAAGACGCTCCAGGCGTTCCTGATCCTGCCGCCGCTGGCCGTGCTGTACGCGGTCTGCGCGCCGGTGAGCGTGCGGAAGCGGTTCGCGCAGATCGGCCTCTCGGCGGGCGCGATGCTCGTCGCCGGCGGCTGGTGGGTCGCGATCGTGGAGCTGTGGCCCGCGTCCTCGCGCCCGTACATCGGCGGCTCGCAGAACAACTCGTTCCTGGAGCTGACCTTCGGCTACAACGGTCTCGGCCGCATCAACGGCGACGAGACAGGCAGCGTCGGCGGTGGCGGTGGCGGTGGCGGTGGTGGCACCGGGATGTGGGGCGAGACCGGCTGGAACCGGATGTTCAACTCCGAGATCGGCGGCCAGATCTCGTGGCTCCTGCCGGCGGCCCTGATCCTGCTGGTGGCCGGCCTCGTCCTCACCCGGAAGGCGGGGCGGACCGACCTGACCCGCGGCTCGTTCCTGGCCTGGGGCGGCTCGCTGCTGATGACCATGGCCGTCTTCAGCTACATGGCCGGCATCTTCCACCAGTACTACACGGTGGCCCTGGCGCCCTACATCGCGGCCGTCGTCGGCATGGGCGCGACGGTGCTGTGGGAGGAGCGGGGGAAGGTGTGGGCGTCGCTCACCCTGGCCGGTGCGGTCACCGCGTCCGCGGCCTGGGGGTACGTCCTCCTCAACCGCACCCCCGACTACCTGCCCTGGCTCAAGTGGCTGGTCCTCGTCGGCGGTCTGACGGGCGCGCTCGGCCTGGTCTTCGTGACCCGGCTCGGCCGCCATCTGGCGCTCGTGGCCGCGGGGTTGGGCTTCGTGGCCGCGCTCGCGGGCCCGACGGCGTACACGCTCTCCACGGTGAACACCGGGCACTCCGGCTCCATCGTGACGGCCGGTCCGTCCGGGGCGAGCACGATGGGCGGTCGCGGCGGTCCCGGCGGCGGTATGCGGGGCGGCTTCCCCGGCGGCGGCCGGAACCAGCCGAACGGCAACGGCACCCAGCAGAACGGCAACGGCACCCAGCAGAACGGGCAACAGGGCGGGCAGCAGGGCGGTGGCACGGGCGGACCCCCGACGGGCGGGACCGGTGGCTTCCCCGGCGGGAGCCAGCAGGGCAACGGGAACACCCAGGGCAAGGGCGGTACCCAGGGCCAGAACCGGCAGGGCGGCATGCCCGGCGGTGGCACGGGTGACGGCCGCATGGGCGCAGGCGGCGCCGGCGGTCTGCTGAACGGCGCGAACGTCGGCTCCGCGGCCAGGACGCTGCTGTCGAAGAACGCCGACGACTACACCTGGGCGGCCGCGGCCATCGGCTCCCAGAACTCGGCGAGCTACCAACTGGCCACCGGGAAGCCGGTGATGGCGATCGGCGGCTTCAACGGCACCGATCCGTCCCCGACTCTGGCCCAGTTCAAGAAGTACGTGGCCGACGGCAGGATCCACTACTTCATCTCGGGCGGCGGCATGGGCGGCGGTATGGGTGGCGGCGGCGCCTCGGGCACCGCCTCCGCCTCCTCCCGGATCAGCTCGTGGGTCACGGCCAACTTCAAGAAGGTGACCGTCGGTTCGGCCACCTTCTACGACCTGACGCGGCCGACGAGCTGA
- a CDS encoding DUF1398 family protein, whose protein sequence is MNTATDRLRAALDRAAAIRPKEGGFPYLAEALRQAGVTRCRMAVPSNTMLYLTDAGPVAVQSEPLVAGMVDVTPFDRRALLTALRVDQAGDSTFPEFVQGCWEAGVVRYDVDLDARQCVYYGADGDSYTETYQAVEI, encoded by the coding sequence ATGAACACCGCGACCGACCGCCTGCGGGCCGCCTTGGACCGCGCCGCCGCCATCCGCCCCAAGGAGGGCGGGTTCCCGTATCTCGCGGAAGCCCTGCGGCAGGCCGGGGTCACCCGCTGCCGGATGGCCGTGCCGTCGAACACCATGCTGTACCTCACCGACGCCGGACCCGTCGCCGTCCAGAGCGAACCCCTGGTCGCCGGCATGGTCGACGTCACGCCGTTCGACCGCCGGGCGCTCCTCACCGCACTCCGTGTCGACCAGGCAGGCGACAGCACGTTTCCCGAGTTCGTCCAGGGCTGCTGGGAGGCCGGCGTCGTCCGGTACGACGTCGACCTCGATGCGCGACAGTGCGTCTACTACGGAGCCGACGGCGACAGCTACACCGAGACCTACCAGGCCGTCGAGATCTGA
- a CDS encoding response regulator transcription factor, with the protein MTTTSPQGRTELLRPDGSPVRVLVVDDELSITELLSMALRYEGWQIRSAGDGQGAVQSAREFRPDAVVLDMMLPDMDGLAVLGRLRRELPDVPVLFLTAKDAVEDRIAGLTAGGDDYVTKPFSLEEVVARLRGLIRRSGAADRRSDSTLVVGDLTLDEDSHEVFRAGDSIHLTATEFELLRFLMRNPRRVLSKAQILDRVWSYDFGGQANVVELYISYLRRKIDAGREPMIHTRRGAGYLIKPAVS; encoded by the coding sequence ATGACCACGACCTCGCCCCAGGGGCGTACCGAACTGCTGAGGCCGGACGGGAGCCCCGTCCGAGTCCTGGTGGTGGACGACGAGCTGTCGATCACCGAACTCCTGTCCATGGCCCTTCGTTACGAAGGGTGGCAGATCCGTAGCGCGGGTGACGGACAGGGAGCGGTGCAGAGCGCGCGCGAGTTCCGCCCCGACGCCGTGGTGCTGGACATGATGCTGCCCGACATGGACGGGCTCGCGGTCCTGGGGCGGCTGCGCCGTGAACTGCCGGACGTGCCCGTCCTCTTCCTCACCGCGAAGGACGCCGTCGAGGACCGCATCGCCGGTCTGACGGCCGGCGGTGACGACTACGTCACCAAGCCGTTCAGCCTGGAAGAGGTCGTGGCGAGGCTGCGCGGGCTGATCCGCCGCTCCGGTGCCGCCGACCGGCGCTCCGACTCGACGCTGGTCGTCGGGGATCTCACCCTCGACGAGGACAGCCACGAGGTGTTCCGCGCCGGGGACAGCATCCACCTCACCGCGACCGAGTTCGAACTGCTCCGCTTCCTCATGCGCAACCCCCGGCGCGTGCTCAGCAAGGCGCAGATACTCGACCGCGTGTGGTCCTACGACTTCGGCGGCCAGGCCAACGTCGTCGAGCTGTACATCTCGTATCTGCGCCGCAAGATAGACGCGGGGCGCGAGCCGATGATCCACACCCGGCGCGGAGCCGGTTACCTGATCAAGCCCGCGGTGTCATGA
- a CDS encoding CU044_5270 family protein: MNAPKNGEEVERQELSHLLPRPGTPGLSPARSQRLEEYLMQEVTQIGAQAQPSPAAKRGMPRWSLIAAPVAALAVAAAVAVNVTGAGSTPDDDSVAMASVITVQPASAHGATAFLSQVADAASKQKTPSVGAHQFIYVKSKVGFTHQIKQRTIGGPAKLDAVHQREVWLAADPSKDGLIHEGGENITIHNSGAGVVNPDEASQPPRPGTVPQIASLSTNPDALLKQIYSATRGEAPGKDAAAFNWVGETVSESIVPGDVASAIWRAAAKIPGVVLVKDATDAAGRHGEAIAHVSNGERTEYIFDRNTHLFLGERSYLIKDTPMGKAGMLTGTSAVLSRAVVNKMGDLPAGTRA, translated from the coding sequence ATGAACGCTCCGAAGAATGGTGAAGAGGTCGAGCGCCAGGAGCTGTCCCACCTGCTGCCGCGCCCCGGCACACCTGGTCTCTCTCCCGCCCGGTCTCAACGTCTCGAGGAATATCTGATGCAGGAAGTCACCCAGATCGGCGCGCAGGCGCAGCCGTCTCCCGCCGCGAAGCGCGGTATGCCGCGCTGGAGCCTGATCGCCGCGCCGGTCGCGGCCCTGGCCGTCGCCGCGGCCGTCGCCGTCAACGTCACCGGCGCCGGCTCGACCCCCGACGACGACAGCGTGGCCATGGCATCGGTCATCACGGTGCAGCCCGCCTCGGCCCACGGCGCCACGGCTTTCCTGAGCCAGGTCGCGGACGCGGCGAGCAAGCAGAAGACCCCGTCCGTGGGCGCCCACCAGTTCATCTACGTCAAGAGCAAGGTCGGCTTCACCCACCAGATCAAACAGCGCACCATCGGCGGTCCCGCCAAGCTCGACGCCGTCCACCAGCGCGAGGTGTGGCTTGCTGCCGACCCCTCCAAGGACGGCCTCATCCACGAGGGCGGCGAGAACATCACGATCCACAACAGCGGCGCCGGCGTGGTCAACCCCGACGAAGCGTCCCAGCCCCCGAGGCCGGGCACCGTCCCCCAGATCGCCTCGCTGTCCACGAACCCCGACGCGCTGCTGAAGCAGATCTACTCCGCCACCCGTGGCGAGGCCCCCGGCAAGGACGCGGCCGCGTTCAACTGGGTCGGCGAGACGGTGTCCGAGTCGATCGTCCCCGGAGACGTGGCTTCCGCCATCTGGCGGGCCGCCGCGAAGATCCCCGGCGTCGTCCTCGTCAAGGACGCCACCGACGCGGCCGGCCGCCACGGCGAAGCCATCGCCCACGTCTCCAACGGCGAGCGCACCGAGTACATCTTCGACCGCAACACCCACCTGTTCCTCGGAGAGCGCAGCTACCTCATCAAGGACACCCCGATGGGCAAGGCAGGCATGCTCACCGGCACCAGCGCGGTCCTCTCCCGCGCCGTCGTGAACAAGATGGGCGACCTTCCCGCAGGCACCCGCGCCTGA
- a CDS encoding MarR family winged helix-turn-helix transcriptional regulator produces the protein MPDEIALLVADVFEAAGLLRRSGEAIAATEGQTQARWQLLSAVSGSSQTVAQAARRLGVTRQGVQRVANDLVAEGLAAFGPNPDHRGSPLLALTPDGRRVLNGITARADEVHRTFAADIPPGEIAGARASLRRLIEQVRRHEAGGRAPGA, from the coding sequence ATGCCGGACGAGATCGCGTTGCTGGTGGCGGACGTGTTCGAGGCGGCCGGACTCCTGCGCAGGTCAGGTGAGGCGATCGCCGCGACCGAGGGGCAGACGCAAGCCCGCTGGCAACTGCTGAGCGCTGTTTCCGGGAGTTCGCAGACCGTGGCACAGGCGGCCCGCCGCCTCGGCGTCACCCGGCAAGGGGTCCAGCGCGTCGCGAACGATCTCGTTGCTGAGGGCCTCGCCGCCTTCGGGCCCAATCCCGATCACCGCGGTTCGCCGCTCCTGGCCCTCACGCCCGACGGTCGTCGCGTGCTGAACGGGATCACGGCCCGCGCCGACGAGGTCCACCGCACATTCGCCGCCGACATTCCGCCGGGAGAGATCGCCGGTGCCCGTGCGTCCCTGCGCCGTCTCATCGAGCAGGTGCGCCGACACGAAGCCGGCGGCCGAGCGCCGGGTGCGTGA
- a CDS encoding cell wall metabolism sensor histidine kinase WalK: MSGRRRPRGRGRGRQPRTLRTRLVVSAVTLIAVVCAVIGTVTTLALRSHLYQQLDGTLGEVAKRAAGLFKPGGGNQAGGTGIPPNARSDGAGIVSTDVFDFLTRGPNQEDTIGAAVSNGVITRAVVSEQQDTTAVGDVPDMGTKELGAAQKAALATVPRTGTHTVDVPGLGEYRVKYQEGFRGAYYVAIPTRTVTNTVDTLILVEVSVTAAGLIAAGIAGSVLVGLALRPLRKVASTATRVSELPLHTGEVTLYERVPESEADPHTEVGQVGAALNRMLDHIHSALHARQQSETRVRQFVADASHELRTPLASIRGYAELTRRGREETGPDTRHALGRIESEAGRMTGLVEDLLLLARLDAGRPLQYDGTDLVPLVIDAVSDARAAGRDHDWRLELPEEPALVLADAARLQQVMVNLFANARTHTPPGTTVTARVHRHGPWLCVDVQDDGPGIPPGLLPRVFERFARGDSSRSRASGSTGLGLAIVQAVASAHGGAVTVDSVPGRTVFTLHLPALADDPVVETTPRTTVETKAQRHSQPQHSATTWVRQGV; this comes from the coding sequence ATGAGCGGACGACGACGGCCGCGTGGGCGGGGGCGGGGACGACAGCCACGCACACTGCGGACGCGGCTCGTCGTCTCCGCGGTGACGCTGATCGCGGTGGTGTGCGCGGTGATCGGTACGGTGACGACCCTCGCGCTGCGCTCGCATCTGTACCAGCAGCTGGACGGCACGCTGGGGGAGGTCGCCAAGCGCGCCGCCGGCCTGTTCAAACCGGGGGGCGGGAACCAGGCCGGTGGCACCGGGATACCCCCGAACGCCCGGTCCGACGGCGCCGGCATCGTGTCGACCGACGTCTTCGACTTCCTCACCAGGGGGCCGAACCAGGAGGACACCATCGGCGCCGCCGTGTCGAACGGCGTGATCACCCGGGCGGTCGTCTCCGAGCAGCAGGACACCACCGCCGTCGGCGACGTCCCGGACATGGGCACCAAGGAGCTCGGCGCCGCCCAGAAGGCCGCGCTCGCCACCGTGCCGAGGACGGGCACGCACACCGTGGACGTCCCGGGCCTCGGCGAGTACCGCGTCAAGTACCAGGAAGGCTTCCGGGGTGCCTACTACGTCGCCATCCCCACCAGGACCGTCACCAACACCGTCGACACCCTGATCCTCGTCGAGGTCAGCGTCACCGCCGCCGGTCTCATCGCCGCCGGTATCGCCGGCAGCGTCCTCGTCGGGCTCGCCCTGCGCCCCCTGCGCAAGGTCGCCTCCACCGCCACCCGTGTCTCCGAACTCCCCCTGCACACCGGCGAGGTCACCCTCTACGAGCGGGTCCCGGAGTCGGAGGCCGACCCGCACACCGAGGTCGGCCAGGTCGGCGCCGCGCTCAACCGCATGCTCGACCACATCCACAGCGCCCTGCACGCACGTCAGCAGAGCGAGACGCGCGTGCGGCAGTTCGTCGCGGACGCGAGTCATGAGCTGCGTACACCGCTGGCGTCGATCCGGGGTTATGCCGAGCTGACCAGACGCGGCCGCGAGGAGACCGGGCCCGACACCCGGCACGCCCTCGGCCGGATCGAGTCCGAGGCCGGCCGGATGACCGGGCTGGTGGAGGACCTGCTGCTGCTCGCACGCCTCGACGCCGGACGCCCGCTCCAGTACGACGGCACCGACCTCGTACCGCTCGTCATCGACGCCGTGAGTGACGCACGGGCGGCCGGCCGCGACCACGACTGGCGGCTCGAACTGCCGGAGGAACCCGCGCTGGTCCTCGCGGACGCCGCCCGTCTGCAACAGGTCATGGTCAACCTGTTCGCGAACGCCAGGACGCACACCCCGCCCGGTACGACCGTCACCGCACGCGTGCACCGGCACGGACCGTGGCTGTGCGTGGACGTCCAGGACGACGGACCCGGCATCCCGCCCGGACTGCTGCCGCGCGTCTTCGAACGCTTCGCGCGCGGCGACTCCTCGCGCTCCCGCGCCTCCGGCTCGACCGGTCTCGGGCTCGCCATCGTGCAGGCCGTCGCCTCCGCGCACGGGGGCGCCGTCACCGTCGACAGCGTGCCGGGCAGGACGGTGTTCACCCTGCACCTGCCCGCGCTCGCCGACGACCCGGTCGTGGAAACGACCCCGCGAACCACCGTGGAAACAAAGGCGCAACGGCACTCACAGCCACAGCACAGTGCCACCACATGGGTGCGACAGGGCGTCTGA
- a CDS encoding bifunctional glycosyltransferase family 2/GtrA family protein — MRTDSSPGDLPAREHLPAGSAGTPVLDVVIPVYNEEKDLQRCVVRLHEHLERTFPYPFRITVADNASTDTTPRVAARLESRIPEVRSRRLEQKGRGRALHTVWSASDAPVLAYMDVDLSTDLNALLPLVAPLISGHSDLAIGSRLARSSRVVRGAKREFISRGYNLILRGSLQARFSDAQCGFKAIRRDVAQVLLPLVEDTGWFFDTEMLVLAERAGLRIHEVPVDWVDDPDSTVHLVRTATDDLKGVWRVGRALGTGSLPLDRLARPFGDDPRDRDLTDVPGGLARQLVGFCVVGALSTLFYLLLYNGFRSFSGSQAANALALLVSAVANTAANRRLTFGVRGRGGAVRHQAQGLVVFGIGLALTSGSLAALNAATSSPAHSTELSVLIAANLAATVLRFLLFRAWVFPDRRDGTSDGTSSTVVASHTPAPAQPSYATAPARQGPRHPQGSPLPAATRSAHDSAYDSAYGNAYDNTHDTDEFRARDAADRTWGDATMQLQPVRPHDHDPRDAR, encoded by the coding sequence ATGCGAACCGACTCTTCTCCCGGCGACCTGCCGGCGCGGGAGCACCTCCCGGCCGGGTCCGCCGGTACGCCTGTCCTGGACGTAGTGATCCCCGTCTACAACGAGGAGAAGGACCTCCAGCGGTGTGTGGTGAGACTCCACGAGCATCTCGAGCGCACCTTCCCGTACCCGTTCCGCATCACGGTCGCGGACAACGCGTCGACGGACACCACTCCCCGGGTGGCCGCACGCCTGGAGTCGCGGATACCGGAGGTCCGGTCCCGCCGGCTCGAACAGAAGGGCCGAGGACGCGCGCTGCACACCGTGTGGTCGGCCTCGGACGCCCCGGTCCTCGCCTACATGGACGTCGACCTGTCCACCGATCTCAACGCCCTGCTGCCGCTGGTGGCTCCGCTGATCTCGGGCCACTCCGACCTCGCCATCGGCTCCCGGCTCGCCCGGAGTTCGCGTGTGGTGCGCGGCGCCAAGCGGGAGTTCATCAGCCGCGGCTACAACCTGATCCTGCGCGGCTCGCTGCAGGCCCGCTTCTCGGACGCGCAGTGCGGTTTCAAGGCGATCCGCCGTGATGTCGCGCAGGTGCTGCTGCCGCTGGTCGAGGACACCGGCTGGTTCTTCGACACCGAGATGCTGGTGCTCGCCGAGCGTGCCGGGCTGCGTATCCACGAGGTGCCGGTCGACTGGGTCGACGACCCGGACTCGACGGTGCACCTCGTGCGGACGGCGACCGACGACCTGAAGGGCGTGTGGCGCGTGGGGCGCGCCCTCGGCACCGGATCGCTGCCGCTGGACCGGCTCGCGCGGCCCTTCGGGGACGACCCGCGCGACCGCGACCTGACCGACGTGCCGGGGGGCCTCGCCCGCCAACTGGTCGGATTCTGCGTGGTGGGCGCCCTGTCCACGCTCTTCTACCTGTTGCTCTACAACGGCTTCCGGTCCTTCTCCGGCTCACAGGCCGCCAACGCGCTCGCCCTGCTGGTCTCGGCGGTCGCCAACACCGCCGCCAACCGGCGGCTGACCTTCGGGGTCCGCGGCCGTGGCGGCGCGGTCCGCCATCAGGCGCAGGGCCTGGTCGTCTTCGGTATCGGCCTCGCGCTCACCAGCGGATCGCTCGCCGCTCTGAACGCGGCCACGAGCAGCCCGGCGCACTCCACCGAGCTGTCGGTTCTGATCGCCGCCAATCTGGCGGCGACCGTGCTGCGGTTCCTGCTCTTCCGCGCCTGGGTCTTCCCGGACCGGCGCGACGGCACGAGCGACGGTACGTCGTCCACGGTGGTGGCGTCGCACACCCCGGCCCCGGCCCAGCCCTCGTACGCGACGGCCCCGGCCCGGCAGGGCCCCCGGCATCCACAAGGGTCCCCTCTCCCGGCGGCGACGCGATCCGCGCACGACAGCGCGTACGACAGCGCGTACGGCAACGCCTACGACAACACCCACGACACCGACGAGTTCCGCGCCCGTGACGCCGCGGACCGCACCTGGGGGGACGCCACCATGCAACTGCAGCCGGTGCGCCCGCACGATCACGATCCGAGGGACGCACGATGA